The proteins below are encoded in one region of Planctopirus limnophila DSM 3776:
- a CDS encoding response regulator, which produces MVTETALKDVTDKQETRTSVRPHRVGNRLVRVYLVDDHQMILDCLSAYLTADSQFEVVGKATNTEQALLEIAQIQPDVVVMDVELPGRSVFDVAETLRTKAHSVRVIYLSGYASDVLLSRALKPGCFGYLLKGEPVSAIRQAILRAIDGEMSFSPEIRQRLAQDPVSRRFSLPADTPLTGLTGRQLEVLRHLANGASVKEIARLMHLSQKSVDSHKYRIMHKLGIHDRVELARFAIREGLTKP; this is translated from the coding sequence ATGGTCACAGAGACAGCCCTGAAGGATGTCACAGATAAGCAGGAAACCCGAACTTCCGTCAGGCCCCATCGAGTGGGGAATCGTCTGGTGCGTGTCTATCTGGTTGATGATCATCAGATGATTCTCGATTGTCTTTCAGCTTATCTGACGGCTGACAGTCAGTTTGAAGTCGTCGGAAAAGCGACCAACACTGAACAGGCGCTGCTGGAAATTGCACAGATACAGCCTGATGTCGTGGTCATGGATGTGGAGCTGCCGGGTCGAAGCGTCTTCGATGTGGCCGAAACCTTGCGCACAAAAGCACATAGCGTTCGCGTGATATACCTTTCTGGTTACGCGAGTGATGTGCTTCTATCGAGGGCCCTGAAGCCTGGATGCTTTGGGTATCTGCTCAAGGGAGAGCCAGTCAGCGCTATCCGCCAGGCAATTCTTCGGGCGATTGATGGTGAGATGAGCTTTTCTCCGGAGATCCGGCAGAGGCTGGCACAGGATCCTGTTTCCCGCCGGTTTTCACTCCCGGCAGATACGCCGCTGACAGGCTTGACGGGGCGTCAGTTGGAAGTTCTGCGGCATCTGGCGAATGGCGCCAGCGTGAAAGAGATTGCCCGCCTGATGCATCTTTCACAAAAATCAGTGGACAGCCATAAATACAGAATTATGCACAAGTTGGGAATTCATGACCGGGTGGAACTGGCGCGGTTTGCCATTCGCGAAGGATTGACGAAGCCTTAA
- the rplM gene encoding 50S ribosomal protein L13: MQLRIRVVTTAIKSAPDRTSFVKPADVAPKWFVVDAEGQIVGRLATQIATVLMGKHKPEYTPHVDTGDYVIVLNAGKVQFTGGGMVHPEHPAFTTKMAKKKYWWVTGWPSGLRNIPAINLWEKKPEEILRLAVKRMLPKTALGRHMLDKLKLVEGDVHPHQAQKPEAFPAHLMPSKVVS; this comes from the coding sequence ATGCAGTTGAGGATAAGAGTTGTGACGACGGCTATCAAGTCTGCTCCCGACCGGACATCATTTGTCAAGCCCGCTGACGTAGCCCCTAAGTGGTTTGTCGTGGATGCGGAAGGTCAAATTGTCGGGCGTCTGGCAACCCAGATTGCGACAGTATTGATGGGCAAGCACAAGCCTGAGTACACACCCCATGTGGATACCGGCGATTATGTGATTGTCCTGAATGCTGGTAAGGTGCAGTTTACGGGTGGTGGAATGGTGCATCCTGAACACCCGGCCTTCACCACCAAGATGGCCAAGAAGAAATACTGGTGGGTCACAGGTTGGCCTTCGGGTTTGCGAAACATTCCAGCGATTAACCTCTGGGAGAAGAAGCCTGAAGAGATTCTGCGACTGGCCGTTAAGCGCATGCTTCCCAAGACTGCACTGGGACGTCACATGCTCGACAAGCTCAAGCTTGTTGAGGGGGATGTTCATCCTCATCAAGCTCAGAAGCCAGAGGCTTTCCCAGCTCACCTGATGCCATCCAAGGTTGTCTCGTAA
- the rpsI gene encoding 30S ribosomal protein S9, with product MSDEITLADPTAPASPAGVTTGSELTLGSEVVAPVAEVQEEKVVHRRGRIDRFGVAMGTGRRKTSVARVRLKPGSGSITINDRTFENYFPIERDRLKIEAPLRACEKYGQVDIWVRAEGGGSTGQTGAVILGIARALDVMFPNLHQTLADGGYLTRDSRMVERKKYGFKKARRSFQFSKR from the coding sequence ATGTCAGACGAAATCACACTTGCCGATCCTACTGCTCCCGCCTCACCTGCCGGTGTCACCACTGGCTCTGAACTGACGCTCGGAAGCGAAGTGGTTGCTCCTGTTGCTGAAGTTCAGGAAGAGAAGGTTGTTCACCGTCGTGGTCGTATCGACCGGTTTGGCGTGGCGATGGGGACTGGTCGTCGCAAGACATCGGTTGCCCGTGTTCGTCTGAAGCCGGGCTCGGGTTCGATTACGATTAACGACAGAACCTTTGAAAATTACTTCCCTATTGAACGTGACCGCCTGAAGATTGAAGCTCCTCTTCGTGCCTGCGAAAAGTACGGCCAGGTTGACATCTGGGTGCGTGCTGAAGGTGGTGGTTCGACCGGTCAGACGGGTGCTGTGATTCTGGGTATTGCCCGTGCTCTCGACGTGATGTTCCCGAACCTGCATCAAACACTCGCTGATGGTGGCTACCTGACACGAGACAGCCGCATGGTTGAACGTAAGAAGTACGGATTCAAGAAGGCACGCCGCAGCTTCCAGTTCTCGAAGCGTTAA
- the mgtE gene encoding magnesium transporter produces the protein MFSELLQPDLRLMLMEDDQYGLHEFCLALYPAVAAEVLHGLVPTDVWRVLKACDVERQAEIFAFIDPPQQLELVDNVEREHLSKLIEVMSADDRVDLLGRMDEDHVESLLPLVAKAEREEIRKMLSYPEDCAGAIMTTEYASLPEDITVREALDRLRQQAPDSETIYYIYITDSNRALHGVITLRQLILARPGLRLADLMRRDVVAVKVSDDAEEVARQLALFDLIAIPVVDEETRLVGIITHDDVLDLVQEEANEDAYLQSAIEPLENDYLETPVVTMAKKRGVWLLLLAAVGFITAKVNEGFEGVSSRHDWLSWFLPLVLASGGNTGSQSATLVIRAITVDRSATRQKMRIASHELMTGFLLASAMSAFSFLAVMFLFGRNLQEAMVVAGTIGLVVTMGTLLGSALPLIFDRLGMDPALMSNPLISSLSDILGVVIYFSTAILILEMLL, from the coding sequence ATGTTCAGCGAACTCCTGCAGCCTGATCTGCGACTGATGCTCATGGAAGACGATCAGTACGGACTGCATGAGTTTTGCCTGGCACTTTATCCGGCTGTGGCAGCCGAAGTGTTGCACGGGCTGGTGCCGACCGACGTCTGGCGTGTGCTCAAGGCCTGTGATGTGGAGCGGCAAGCCGAGATTTTTGCGTTTATCGATCCGCCACAGCAATTGGAACTCGTCGATAATGTCGAGCGCGAGCATCTTTCCAAGCTGATTGAAGTGATGTCGGCCGATGACCGTGTCGATCTGCTGGGGCGCATGGATGAAGACCATGTCGAGAGTCTTCTCCCTTTGGTTGCCAAGGCGGAACGCGAAGAAATTCGCAAGATGCTCAGCTATCCGGAGGATTGTGCCGGTGCGATTATGACGACGGAGTATGCGTCGTTACCTGAAGATATTACTGTCCGGGAAGCGCTGGATCGTCTGCGGCAGCAGGCACCGGATAGTGAGACGATTTACTATATATACATCACGGATTCCAATCGTGCGTTGCATGGTGTGATTACGTTACGACAGCTGATTCTGGCGAGGCCGGGCCTGCGACTGGCCGATCTGATGCGTCGGGATGTGGTGGCTGTCAAGGTGAGTGATGATGCGGAAGAAGTGGCTCGCCAACTGGCTCTGTTTGACCTGATTGCCATTCCGGTCGTCGATGAAGAGACCCGGCTGGTGGGCATTATTACCCACGACGATGTGCTCGATCTGGTGCAGGAAGAAGCCAATGAGGATGCTTATCTTCAATCGGCTATCGAACCACTCGAGAACGACTATCTCGAGACGCCAGTCGTCACGATGGCGAAGAAGCGTGGGGTCTGGCTGTTGCTGCTGGCTGCTGTGGGGTTTATCACAGCCAAAGTGAATGAAGGTTTTGAAGGGGTGAGCAGTCGACATGACTGGCTGAGCTGGTTTTTGCCCCTGGTGCTGGCCAGTGGTGGTAATACAGGTTCGCAATCGGCCACTCTCGTGATTCGGGCAATTACCGTGGATCGATCAGCCACCCGACAGAAAATGCGTATTGCCAGTCATGAATTAATGACCGGTTTTCTGCTGGCCAGTGCGATGTCGGCCTTCAGTTTTCTGGCAGTGATGTTTCTCTTTGGCCGCAATCTGCAAGAAGCGATGGTCGTTGCCGGTACCATTGGACTGGTGGTGACGATGGGAACGTTGCTCGGTTCGGCACTCCCGCTGATCTTTGATCGCCTGGGGATGGATCCGGCATTAATGTCCAACCCGCTGATCTCTTCGTTGAGTGATATTCTGGGTGTCGTCATCTACTTCAGCACTGCAATCCTCATCCTTGAAATGCTGTTGTAA